From Spirochaetota bacterium:
GCTTTTTTCGCCCAGAACGCGTCTGAATCGGCAAGGGACTCTTTCCAAATCTTCTCGTAATCGGCCCTGCTCTTTACATACGCCTTCTGTCTGAAACTTTCGGGAACCGGATAGATTTCCTTTAAGGTGACTTCTGCCATCTATGACCTCCGATAAAATATTTAATTATTGTACATGAGTGCGGGCAGTCGTCACGGCCAGTGGGCGCTGCCTTGTCACACCCAGAATACTCCAAGACGGATTTGTGCGTCAGCCCTCGCTCCGCTGCGACAGGTAATCGGCGATCATCCTGTCGTACTCGGAGGTGCTCCTGAAAACCTTGACCGCGAGCCGGAAGTTGGTGCGCGCGGACACGCTTCCGCCGCTTTTCTTCATTTCATCGAGCACCGGGCGGTAATCCGCCGGATCGATGAGTACGGTCACGCTCTCGTTATTCTTCGCGGAAGACCTGAGCATTGCGGGGCCGCCAATATCGATGTTCTCGATGGCGTCCTCCAGCGTGCAGCCGGGCTTCGCGATAGCCTGCTTGAAGGGATAGAGGTTGATGACGATCATGTCTATGGGTTCGATGCCGTGCTCTTTCATGACCCGCACGTGCTCTGGATTGTTCCTGAGGCCCAGAAGCGCGCCGTGGACCTTGGGATGCAGCGTCTTCACGCGGCCGTCCATCATTTCCGGGAACCCGGTATACTCGGACACGTCCGTAACCGCCAGGCCCGCCTCGCGCAGCATCTTCGCGGTGCCGCCGGTCGACAGGAATTCCACCCCGAACGAGGCAAGCTCGCGGGCGAACTCCACCGCGCCGGTTTTATCCGAAAGACTTATGAGGACCCGTTTTATGAGCGCCATAGACACCTAAAATTAATATATTCAGACAAAACAGATATGTTCTTATTTAATTAATCACTATAGTTGAGGCCATTTTCGGGTCTATTGAAATCCGAGTGGCTGAAATGACAAGCACTTTTTCCGCTGCTTCCCGTGCCGGCGACCTAAAAAACCGACATTTTTTCCAAAGTAACTGTTGACAAATATGGGGGTCCGATATTATTTTATACCGAATCGGTACAAAAGTTCAAAATGAAAGAACAGAAGCATCATCGGATACTTGAGGCAGCGGAACACCTGATCGCGCGTTTCGGCATGCGAAAAACCGGGGTCGACGAGATCGCGCGGGCGGCCCGCGTCGCGAAGGGAACCCTGTACAATTACTACGGCAGCAAGGAAGGGATCGTCCGGGAGCTCATCCGGGAAAAAATACGCAGGTTCGACGAGCGGCTGGAGGGGGTCTTTCGCGAATTCTCCGATCCGGTGGAAAAGATCCGCTCCGTGGTGCACGAGCATTTCCGGTTCCTGTGCGCGAACCCCGGGCTCACTGTGCTCGCGCTCGACGATTCACCCGAGGGGGAGGC
This genomic window contains:
- a CDS encoding TetR/AcrR family transcriptional regulator, with protein sequence MKEQKHHRILEAAEHLIARFGMRKTGVDEIARAARVAKGTLYNYYGSKEGIVRELIREKIRRFDERLEGVFREFSDPVEKIRSVVHEHFRFLCANPGLTVLALDDSPEGEALTGELDGREKSLISRLVGEARQADSIADADPAQTADALLCMVRGLERALRFRIPSGPFESIRDDIDRAIGLLLAGLKKNRTI